One stretch of Desulfovibrio sp. UCD-KL4C DNA includes these proteins:
- a CDS encoding TIGR03960 family B12-binding radical SAM protein, which yields MKKLLPLLTRPTRYLGSEWGTVHKDPASVKAHIALGFPDLYEIGMSYLGQKILYEIVNKNPDFYAERAYVPCEETAEIMRKHGELLCTMESDTPLKDIDAVGVSLTHELCYTNVLYMLDLAGIPLKSTDRAEDCPIIMGGGGACFNAEPMADFLDIMMIGDGEESIISVIETIADCKEKGLSRADKLTALSKLPGIYVPSFFDPENPGDFLVEKAIVDDLNPIDFPKDQVLPYGNAIHDRLTLEIARGCTRGCRFCQAGIIYRPVRERTPEVLNNTLMQGLNETGYEETSLLSLSTGDYSALDALFAKSFDHCAAEQISISLPSLRVGSLSQPIMERIATIRRTGATLAPEAGSQRLRDVINKGITEQGLLDHSLMLFENGWQSIKLYFMIGLPTETFEDLDAILDLCLKVRDIAGPHVKLMQITAAISPFVPKPHTPFQWERQISLDEINERLDYLRDKFSKYKRIKLKFHIPRMSFLEGIFSRGDRRLGPVIQKAYERGALFSSWKDHLNLDPYLEAMKEEGLTPEEFLAERPVESRLPWDHISSGVSKKFLLTERDRGFKEKVTGDCRYEECRNCGVCEFDGRKSLLSKQAVQKDIRPKMVFTQRDQASEDVPPFVQKEKPDLGLKGSHFRIWYTKTGTTAYLSQLDLQPVFERAIRRAKLPLTFSQGFHPMPRISFGRALPVAVESQAEWMNVMFRTEIQESVLVEELNKQMPIGIVIIKADTLSLSHKQKQPQIEDFLLSFRGDDEKTSQRVAKWREYLESEEYIIQHKSKKGFKEKNARSCLSSYEDLGNNTIKMTFNWTDLYISPTKIIAAICPETTLLDYSLIKTDQRF from the coding sequence TTGAAAAAGCTACTCCCCCTCCTTACACGCCCTACCCGTTACCTTGGTTCTGAATGGGGCACTGTCCACAAAGACCCGGCCTCTGTTAAGGCTCATATAGCTTTGGGATTTCCAGATCTGTATGAAATCGGCATGTCATACCTCGGACAGAAAATTCTATATGAAATTGTAAACAAAAATCCTGATTTCTATGCTGAACGTGCTTACGTGCCATGTGAAGAAACTGCCGAAATAATGCGCAAACATGGCGAATTGCTATGCACCATGGAAAGCGATACGCCTCTCAAAGATATTGACGCAGTAGGTGTAAGCCTCACACATGAGTTATGCTATACAAATGTGCTGTACATGCTGGACCTTGCCGGAATACCACTTAAATCAACTGATAGAGCTGAAGACTGCCCGATCATTATGGGCGGAGGCGGAGCCTGTTTTAACGCTGAGCCGATGGCAGATTTTCTAGATATAATGATGATCGGAGATGGTGAAGAATCAATTATCTCCGTTATTGAAACCATCGCGGACTGTAAAGAAAAAGGTCTCTCCAGAGCTGACAAGCTGACAGCATTGTCAAAACTTCCCGGGATTTACGTCCCTTCATTTTTCGACCCTGAAAATCCCGGTGATTTTCTAGTTGAAAAAGCTATTGTAGATGATCTTAATCCTATTGATTTCCCAAAAGATCAGGTTCTTCCATACGGCAACGCCATTCATGACAGACTGACTCTTGAAATTGCCAGAGGCTGTACGCGAGGTTGCAGATTCTGTCAGGCAGGAATTATTTATCGTCCAGTAAGAGAGCGTACACCTGAAGTTTTAAACAATACCCTGATGCAGGGACTTAATGAAACTGGTTATGAAGAAACTTCTCTGCTTTCACTCAGCACCGGAGACTACTCTGCTCTTGATGCTTTATTTGCAAAAAGTTTCGACCACTGCGCTGCCGAACAAATTTCAATTTCACTTCCATCCCTGCGTGTAGGTTCACTTTCTCAGCCTATTATGGAACGCATTGCAACCATCAGGCGCACAGGGGCAACTCTTGCACCGGAAGCAGGAAGCCAGCGTTTACGTGATGTCATCAACAAAGGTATTACCGAACAAGGTTTACTGGACCACTCGTTGATGCTCTTCGAGAACGGATGGCAGAGCATCAAACTTTATTTTATGATCGGTTTGCCCACAGAAACATTTGAAGACCTTGATGCAATCTTAGACCTTTGCCTCAAAGTCCGTGATATTGCAGGTCCGCATGTTAAACTCATGCAGATAACAGCTGCAATTTCTCCGTTTGTACCTAAACCGCACACTCCCTTCCAGTGGGAACGTCAAATTTCACTGGATGAAATTAATGAAAGACTCGACTATCTGCGCGATAAGTTCAGCAAATACAAACGAATTAAGCTCAAATTCCATATTCCACGCATGAGCTTCCTTGAAGGTATTTTTTCACGCGGTGACCGTCGTCTCGGTCCTGTTATTCAAAAGGCGTACGAACGCGGTGCTCTTTTTTCAAGCTGGAAGGATCATTTGAATTTAGATCCGTACCTTGAAGCGATGAAAGAAGAAGGACTCACTCCAGAAGAATTTCTTGCAGAACGTCCAGTTGAAAGCAGACTCCCTTGGGATCATATTTCCAGCGGTGTAAGCAAAAAATTCCTACTGACTGAAAGAGATCGCGGCTTTAAAGAAAAAGTTACCGGAGATTGTCGCTACGAAGAATGTCGTAATTGTGGGGTATGTGAATTTGACGGACGCAAATCTCTTTTATCAAAACAAGCAGTCCAAAAAGATATACGCCCTAAAATGGTCTTTACTCAAAGAGATCAGGCAAGTGAAGATGTCCCACCGTTTGTTCAAAAGGAAAAGCCGGACCTCGGCCTTAAAGGCAGTCATTTCAGAATTTGGTATACCAAAACTGGAACAACAGCTTACTTAAGCCAGCTTGATCTGCAGCCAGTTTTCGAACGGGCAATACGCAGAGCCAAGTTGCCGTTGACCTTCTCCCAAGGATTCCATCCGATGCCACGAATTTCCTTCGGCCGCGCACTTCCTGTTGCCGTGGAAAGTCAGGCTGAATGGATGAACGTAATGTTCCGTACCGAAATTCAAGAAAGTGTTCTGGTAGAAGAATTAAACAAACAAATGCCTATCGGCATTGTCATTATTAAAGCTGACACGCTTTCTCTTTCTCACAAGCAGAAGCAACCGCAAATTGAAGATTTCCTTCTATCTTTCAGAGGTGATGACGAAAAAACATCCCAACGAGTTGCAAAGTGGCGTGAATACCTTGAATCTGAAGAATATATCATTCAGCATAAGTCGAAAAAGGGATTTAAAGAAAAAAATGCCAGATCATGTCTAAGCAGTTACGAAGATCTAGGTAATAATACAATAAAAATGACTTTTAACTGGACCGACCTTTACATCAGCCCGACAAAAATTATTGCTGCGATTTGCCCAGAAACAACATTACTGGACTACTCCTTAATAAAAACCGATCAACGGTTCTAG
- a CDS encoding acetate uptake transporter has translation MEKKLANPAPLGLMGFGMTTILLNIHNAGFYPISAMILAMGICYGGIAQVIAGILEFKKGNTFGMTAFVSYGFFWLSLVALIVLPKIGWAEPTPHGFMAWYLVVWGIFTFFMFLGTFKSNKVLQFIFLSLTILFFMLAARDFTGNEAIGTLAGYEGIICGASAFYLAMAEVINEVYDRTVLPIG, from the coding sequence ATGGAAAAGAAATTAGCAAATCCGGCACCTTTGGGTCTTATGGGCTTCGGCATGACAACCATTTTGCTTAACATCCACAATGCAGGGTTTTATCCTATCAGTGCGATGATTCTTGCTATGGGGATATGTTATGGAGGCATAGCTCAGGTCATTGCCGGAATACTGGAATTTAAAAAAGGAAATACATTCGGCATGACAGCATTTGTATCTTATGGATTTTTCTGGCTCAGCCTTGTAGCTCTTATTGTTTTACCCAAAATAGGTTGGGCTGAACCTACTCCGCATGGATTTATGGCATGGTATCTTGTCGTTTGGGGAATTTTTACATTTTTCATGTTCCTAGGAACATTTAAGAGCAACAAAGTTTTACAGTTTATCTTCCTGTCACTTACTATTTTGTTCTTTATGCTTGCCGCCCGCGACTTTACCGGTAATGAAGCAATTGGAACTCTTGCCGGGTATGAAGGTATTATCTGCGGAGCATCAGCCTTCTATCTTGCTATGGCAGAGGTTATAAATGAAGTTTATGATCGTACTGTGCTGCCGATAGGTTAA